One Acutalibacter muris DNA window includes the following coding sequences:
- the dxs gene encoding 1-deoxy-D-xylulose-5-phosphate synthase, translating into MGKILEKIRSPQDLRQLSRQELETLCEEMREVIIRTVSDNGGHLASNLGVVELTVALCLTFSPPKDSIVWDVGHQSYPYKLLTGRYSKFSTLRREGGLSGFPNREESPCDSFTSGHSSASISSALGLSEACRLQEDDSRVVAVIGDGALTGGLAFEGLNNAGQFRRNLIVILNDNTMSISKNVGSLARYLTYMRTKPGYIKAKSSVEDALGRVPLVGKPIARLMRRAKSNIKKLLYNSTIFSDLGFAYYGPFDGHNIKELSETLEAAKLLKKPVLIHVRTYKGKGYQYAEQSPTLYHGISGFNVDTGDPGEKAQTFSDVFGQTLCRLAEKDEKICAITAAMAEGTGLAGFRQQFKGRFYDVGIAEEHAVTFAGGLAAGGMLPVFAVYSTFLQRCYDQLIHDVALQKVKVLLAIDRAGIVGEDGMTHQGLFDVAFLRTVPGVTLYSPAYFGELREQTAYLAEKGRGLCAIRYPRGRELYKPVYFHSGTESYFVYGSHSAEICIVTYGRLFSFAAEAADKLGARGIDVKLLKLNRVIPIAADAVSEVLDCPQVFFFEEGIRQGGVGEYFAALLLEGGFAGRYVLRAIDQPFIKHAPMFRALEQLGLSTGGICRTVLEHYKEEGAEFAEKEA; encoded by the coding sequence ATGGGTAAAATTCTGGAAAAAATCCGCTCGCCCCAGGACCTTCGGCAGCTGAGCCGCCAGGAACTGGAGACGCTCTGTGAGGAGATGCGGGAGGTCATAATCCGAACGGTGTCCGACAACGGCGGGCACCTGGCCTCGAACCTTGGGGTAGTGGAGCTGACCGTGGCCCTGTGCCTGACTTTTTCGCCGCCCAAGGACTCCATCGTTTGGGACGTGGGCCACCAGAGTTACCCCTATAAGCTTCTCACCGGGCGCTATTCGAAGTTTTCCACACTGCGCCGGGAGGGGGGGCTCTCCGGCTTTCCTAACCGAGAGGAGAGCCCATGTGATAGTTTTACCAGCGGCCACAGCAGCGCTTCTATTTCCTCGGCCCTGGGCCTTTCAGAAGCCTGCCGTCTACAGGAGGATGACAGCCGGGTGGTGGCCGTCATTGGCGACGGAGCCCTTACCGGGGGTCTGGCCTTTGAGGGACTAAATAATGCCGGGCAGTTCCGGCGCAATCTTATCGTGATACTAAACGACAATACCATGTCTATTTCCAAAAACGTGGGGTCCCTGGCGAGATACCTGACATATATGCGCACAAAGCCCGGCTATATCAAGGCAAAGAGCAGCGTCGAGGACGCGCTTGGGCGTGTGCCGCTGGTGGGTAAGCCCATTGCAAGGCTCATGCGCCGAGCCAAGAGCAATATCAAAAAGCTGCTTTATAACTCCACTATTTTCAGCGATCTGGGCTTTGCCTATTATGGTCCCTTTGACGGCCACAATATAAAGGAGCTTTCTGAGACCCTGGAGGCCGCGAAGCTGCTGAAAAAGCCTGTGCTTATCCATGTGCGCACCTATAAGGGCAAGGGGTACCAGTACGCCGAACAGTCGCCTACCTTGTACCATGGGATATCCGGTTTTAACGTGGACACCGGTGACCCAGGGGAGAAGGCCCAGACCTTTTCCGACGTGTTCGGTCAAACTCTGTGCAGGCTGGCGGAGAAGGACGAGAAAATATGCGCCATCACCGCCGCCATGGCCGAGGGCACGGGGCTGGCGGGTTTCCGTCAGCAGTTCAAGGGACGCTTTTACGACGTGGGCATCGCGGAGGAACACGCCGTGACCTTTGCCGGAGGGTTGGCGGCGGGGGGGATGCTGCCGGTGTTTGCCGTATACTCCACCTTTTTGCAGAGGTGCTATGACCAGCTGATACACGACGTTGCTCTCCAAAAGGTCAAGGTTTTATTGGCGATAGACCGGGCGGGTATTGTGGGCGAGGACGGCATGACCCACCAGGGGCTGTTCGATGTGGCCTTTCTCAGGACGGTACCTGGGGTGACACTCTATTCGCCCGCCTATTTTGGGGAGCTTAGAGAGCAGACGGCGTATTTGGCAGAGAAGGGCCGAGGTCTTTGCGCCATACGCTATCCCCGTGGAAGGGAGTTATATAAGCCCGTATACTTCCATAGCGGCACGGAGTCCTACTTTGTATACGGCAGCCACAGCGCTGAGATATGTATCGTCACCTATGGTAGGCTGTTTTCTTTCGCAGCCGAAGCTGCGGACAAGCTCGGGGCCCGGGGCATAGATGTGAAGCTGCTGAAGCTCAACAGGGTGATACCGATAGCTGCTGACGCTGTCAGTGAGGTCCTTGACTGCCCTCAGGTGTTCTTCTTTGAGGAGGGCATACGTCAGGGAGGGGTGGGCGAGTATTTTGCCGCTCTGCTGCTGGAGGGCGGCTTTGCCGGCCGGTACGTGCTGAGGGCCATAGACCAGCCCTTTATAAAGCACGCGCCCATGTTCCGAGCATTGGAGCAGCTGGGTTTGAGTACAGGGGGCATCTGTAGGACAGTGCTTGAGCACTACAAAGAGGAGGGAGCTGAATTTGCCGAGAAAGAGGCTTGA
- a CDS encoding GNAT family N-acetyltransferase — translation MVTLKPAGLEDAEALLAVQKLAFNALLEKYQDYDTNPAMELLSNLRRKLSERDYYFILLDGREVGYVGVKHTESALHITPIGIMPECQGRGVGHKAMLLLEELYPENQRWSLGTILQEPGLCRFYESLGYRRTGEVTNIRPGMDEVGYEKVIEREKG, via the coding sequence ATGGTAACACTTAAACCAGCGGGACTGGAGGACGCCGAAGCCCTGCTGGCCGTGCAGAAACTTGCGTTCAATGCTCTGCTGGAGAAGTATCAGGACTATGACACAAACCCGGCCATGGAGCTGCTGTCAAACTTAAGGCGCAAGCTGTCGGAGAGGGACTACTACTTTATCCTGCTGGACGGCAGGGAGGTGGGGTATGTTGGCGTGAAACATACCGAAAGCGCCCTGCACATAACCCCAATAGGTATAATGCCTGAGTGTCAGGGGAGGGGCGTGGGCCATAAGGCCATGCTTCTGTTAGAGGAGCTGTACCCGGAAAACCAGCGCTGGTCCCTGGGCACTATCCTCCAGGAGCCTGGGCTGTGCCGGTTCTATGAGAGCCTGGGCTACAGGCGCACCGGTGAGGTCACCAATATCCGGCCGGGAATGGATGAGGTTGGATATGAAAAAGTGATAGAAAGAGAGAAAGGATGA
- the argR gene encoding arginine repressor has translation MKTRRHAKILELIREHDIETQDELLRHLREAGFDVTQATVSRDIKELRLIKTLSGSGRYKYSTGSEGNADMSSKFHSLFTDSAISVDYAMNMLVIKCMNGMAQAVCASMDAMYWKDFVGTLAGEDTILVVCRTETAARQTMEELQKLI, from the coding sequence ATGAAGACCCGTCGACATGCAAAGATTTTAGAACTGATACGAGAGCACGATATAGAGACCCAGGACGAGCTTCTGCGCCATCTGCGCGAGGCCGGCTTCGACGTTACCCAGGCCACCGTTTCCCGGGACATAAAGGAGCTGCGCCTGATAAAGACCCTGTCCGGCAGCGGCAGGTACAAATATTCCACCGGCAGCGAAGGCAATGCGGATATGTCGTCAAAGTTCCACTCGCTGTTTACCGACAGTGCGATTTCTGTGGACTATGCCATGAATATGCTGGTGATAAAGTGCATGAACGGCATGGCCCAGGCGGTCTGTGCTTCTATGGACGCCATGTACTGGAAGGATTTTGTAGGCACCCTTGCCGGGGAGGACACAATCCTGGTGGTATGCCGCACAGAGACAGCCGCCAGGCAAACCATGGAGGAGCTTCAAAAGCTCATATGA
- a CDS encoding YfhO family protein has protein sequence MRKVCLIHFSAALCCAALLSVIYTVFGLYPFGGKTLSWCDMSQQVIPLLMEMKEVFTGKAGWFLNMQNAGGMSFWGVFFFFLASPLHLSVLFVEKADIYLLVNVLVLIKLSLAASTASIFFRHETPSLELPAHLALCIGYGLCGYGLMYYQNLVWLDILYLFPLTMLGFVKLMEKGRVCLLAVCFALNIVFNYYLSYMLLLGMIIFGTVFIFRCATKERRGELAGKLGFGAIAALLATAVVWLPSLLQCLSSARTGGGVVQSVQSGRMFTKMGTTLPVLLCTIGAVTPLFVPSRSAKTGAIRLCWGITVLPILLEPVNKLWHMGSYQAFPVRYGYMPIFFGLWYLALSLSSLPESSKHRPKWLALILLLPAMLGVYILYTHFEEISSYTSTLWVSDKGFLYLSVFWLACLAVLLVVCFAHTRGCSRRFGSRALLALVLLQSIVQVPAFIGSAANVPSNSLSVLSAPPIDDDSLYRVKQDSKFCHVNLLGGMGYPTLNHYTSLTDARYLAVMKKLGYSSYWMETSGCCGTLVSDILMSNKYVIDGSLNWTPTGSGGLGYIVPAGALPENLELGDRIQLQNELCERITGQPLFTRYEPVEGLPLEQNGKIALEEGVFRYQIQVGQRETLYFDAFDCISTNLREAINDGFSIKVNGEEVAENYPTQRCNGIFWLGSFENETVTVEVAVKKRMRVCSFGVWGLKDTKPLTDSLVNAELRYDKGRIAGSVEAQEGQVLFLSVPQYSGMKVQVNGRVVHPKQVLDCFMEIPLSTGRSEIIVSYIPAGLLPGAAISASTIVLLVLCRLFCKKRLAVKLKATWYRCAPVLLGLGFGIAIMAVYLFPVIVWIAGAI, from the coding sequence ATGAGAAAAGTATGCCTTATCCATTTTTCGGCCGCCCTATGCTGTGCGGCCCTTCTAAGCGTTATATATACCGTCTTCGGCCTATATCCCTTTGGAGGAAAGACCCTCTCCTGGTGCGATATGTCACAGCAGGTAATACCACTGCTGATGGAGATGAAAGAGGTCTTTACCGGAAAAGCCGGGTGGTTCCTCAATATGCAGAACGCCGGGGGCATGAGCTTCTGGGGAGTATTTTTCTTCTTTCTAGCAAGTCCGCTGCATCTGTCGGTGCTGTTTGTGGAGAAGGCGGATATCTACCTTTTGGTAAATGTGCTGGTGCTTATAAAGCTCTCCCTGGCTGCGTCCACGGCCTCCATATTTTTCCGGCATGAAACCCCGTCTTTGGAGTTGCCGGCCCATCTAGCGCTGTGTATCGGCTATGGGCTATGCGGGTATGGTCTGATGTATTACCAGAATCTTGTGTGGTTGGATATACTCTATCTGTTTCCCTTGACTATGCTGGGCTTTGTCAAACTGATGGAGAAGGGCAGGGTGTGTTTGCTTGCAGTATGCTTTGCGTTGAACATTGTTTTTAACTATTATCTTAGCTATATGCTGCTTCTGGGCATGATAATATTCGGCACGGTTTTCATCTTCCGCTGTGCCACGAAGGAGCGGCGGGGTGAGCTGGCGGGCAAATTGGGATTCGGCGCGATAGCCGCACTGTTGGCAACGGCAGTGGTATGGCTGCCCTCGCTACTACAGTGCCTTTCATCGGCGCGTACTGGGGGCGGTGTAGTACAGTCAGTACAATCCGGCAGGATGTTTACAAAGATGGGTACGACGCTACCGGTACTGTTGTGCACGATAGGAGCCGTCACGCCACTATTTGTACCCTCCAGAAGCGCAAAGACCGGGGCCATAAGGCTGTGCTGGGGCATTACGGTGTTACCAATACTGCTAGAGCCGGTAAATAAGCTATGGCATATGGGTAGCTATCAGGCTTTCCCGGTGCGCTATGGGTATATGCCTATATTCTTTGGGCTCTGGTATCTGGCTCTGAGTCTAAGCTCATTACCCGAAAGCTCAAAACACCGGCCAAAATGGTTAGCGCTGATACTTTTATTGCCGGCGATGCTGGGAGTGTATATCCTATATACTCATTTTGAGGAAATAAGCTCATATACATCAACCTTATGGGTAAGCGACAAGGGGTTCCTATATCTTTCCGTATTCTGGCTGGCATGTCTGGCGGTGTTGCTGGTGGTGTGCTTCGCGCACACAAGAGGCTGCTCCCGCCGCTTCGGTTCCCGGGCATTACTGGCGCTTGTGCTGCTGCAATCAATCGTACAAGTACCGGCATTTATAGGCTCTGCGGCCAATGTGCCGTCTAACAGTTTATCTGTACTATCAGCTCCACCCATTGATGACGACAGCCTGTACCGGGTAAAACAGGACAGCAAGTTCTGTCATGTAAACCTGTTGGGGGGTATGGGGTATCCCACGCTGAACCACTATACGTCCCTAACTGACGCGCGTTATCTTGCCGTAATGAAAAAGCTGGGGTATTCCTCCTATTGGATGGAGACCTCAGGCTGCTGCGGCACTCTTGTCAGCGATATCCTCATGTCAAATAAATATGTGATTGACGGTAGCCTTAACTGGACTCCCACAGGCAGCGGGGGCCTGGGGTATATTGTGCCTGCCGGAGCGCTGCCAGAAAATCTGGAGCTGGGGGACCGTATTCAGCTGCAAAATGAGCTGTGTGAGCGCATCACCGGCCAGCCGCTGTTCACGCGCTATGAGCCGGTAGAGGGCCTGCCGTTGGAGCAGAACGGCAAGATAGCTTTAGAAGAGGGCGTTTTTCGATATCAGATACAGGTGGGGCAGAGGGAAACCTTGTACTTCGACGCTTTCGACTGTATATCCACCAACCTGCGCGAGGCTATAAACGATGGATTTTCTATAAAGGTGAACGGAGAAGAAGTAGCTGAAAACTACCCAACCCAGCGCTGCAACGGCATATTTTGGCTGGGCAGCTTTGAAAATGAGACTGTTACAGTGGAGGTGGCCGTTAAGAAGCGGATGCGGGTATGTTCCTTTGGCGTGTGGGGCTTAAAAGATACAAAGCCGCTGACGGACTCCCTTGTAAACGCTGAACTTCGGTACGATAAAGGAAGAATAGCTGGCAGTGTGGAGGCACAAGAGGGACAGGTGCTTTTCCTGTCAGTGCCGCAGTACAGCGGGATGAAGGTTCAGGTGAACGGCCGGGTGGTGCACCCCAAACAGGTGCTGGACTGTTTTATGGAGATACCTCTGTCAACGGGCCGCAGTGAAATTATAGTCAGCTATATTCCCGCCGGACTGTTGCCAGGGGCGGCTATAAGCGCGTCCACGATAGTTCTGCTGGTATTATGCAGGCTGTTCTGTAAAAAGCGGCTGGCGGTCAAGCTAAAGGCCACGTGGTACCGATGTGCCCCTGTTTTGCTGGGGCTGGGCTTTGGCATAGCTATTATGGCAGTTTATTTGTTCCCCGTCATAGTATGGATAGCTGGGGCCATATGA
- a CDS encoding NAD(+)/NADH kinase has protein sequence MKIAIAPNPVKKQAPSLAEEAARLLVASGCETVSISGMYGEGSQRGEAAKLLRDCDVLLAVGGDGTIISAAKLAAELNIPLLGLNAGKLGFTAGLEPGQLHLLPKLIKGRWHEERRMMLEVSLYSEEDQRRFYALNDAVVSAELAKIVEYRMAIGGNSSYLYRADGFLVATPTGSTAYSLSAGGPVVEPTLDCMIYTPICPHSLFNRSVAFAPDTRLVVDIPRNRGRLFLTVDGAEPVELRAGDRLVFTRARRYARFIKLTNNSFYDILNQKLLENQ, from the coding sequence ATGAAAATAGCCATAGCCCCAAACCCTGTAAAAAAGCAGGCGCCCTCCCTTGCTGAGGAGGCTGCCAGATTACTGGTCGCTTCAGGCTGTGAGACTGTTTCTATATCAGGCATGTATGGGGAGGGGTCCCAGCGGGGTGAGGCCGCAAAGCTTTTGCGGGACTGCGACGTACTGCTGGCAGTGGGCGGAGACGGCACCATAATCAGCGCGGCAAAGCTGGCGGCGGAGCTGAACATACCCCTTTTGGGGCTCAACGCCGGAAAGCTGGGCTTTACCGCCGGCCTTGAGCCCGGGCAGCTGCACCTTTTGCCAAAGCTCATAAAAGGCCGGTGGCACGAGGAGCGCAGGATGATGCTGGAGGTTTCTCTGTACTCGGAGGAGGACCAGCGCAGGTTTTATGCTCTTAACGATGCGGTGGTGTCCGCAGAGCTTGCCAAGATAGTGGAGTACAGAATGGCCATAGGCGGCAACTCCAGCTATCTGTACCGGGCCGACGGCTTTCTTGTGGCCACCCCCACAGGCTCCACTGCCTACTCCCTCTCGGCGGGGGGGCCTGTGGTGGAGCCCACGCTGGACTGCATGATATACACGCCCATCTGCCCACACTCCCTCTTTAACCGCAGCGTGGCCTTTGCCCCGGACACCCGACTTGTGGTGGATATACCACGCAATCGGGGCAGGCTCTTTCTAACCGTGGACGGCGCGGAGCCGGTAGAACTGCGGGCCGGGGACAGGCTTGTCTTCACCCGGGCCAGGCGCTATGCCCGGTTTATTAAACTTACGAACAACAGCTTTTACGACATTCTGAACCAAAAGCTGCTGGAAAATCAATAA
- the folD gene encoding bifunctional methylenetetrahydrofolate dehydrogenase/methenyltetrahydrofolate cyclohydrolase FolD: MALRIDGKAVAAKVKARAAEETAALKERGIVPGLAVVIVGSDPASRVYVNNKKKACQETGIYSEEYALPEETTQEELLALVDRLNKKPKISGILVQSPLPKGLEESALVEAIDPQKDVDAFHPYNVGKLMQGRQIFLPCTPAGVIELLHSAGVEIAGKDCVVIGRSDIVGKPMAMLLMQNNGTVTVCHSRTRELSDICRRADILVSAVGKAGFVTGDMIKPGAAVIDVGMNRDENGKLCGDVVFAEAEKIAGCITPVPGGVGPMTIAMLMQNTVTAAKLQNGIGRN, encoded by the coding sequence ATGGCTCTGCGCATAGACGGAAAGGCCGTTGCGGCCAAGGTGAAAGCCAGGGCTGCTGAGGAAACTGCCGCGCTGAAGGAGAGAGGCATTGTTCCAGGCCTTGCGGTGGTGATAGTTGGCAGCGACCCGGCCTCTAGGGTTTATGTAAACAACAAGAAGAAGGCCTGTCAAGAGACGGGTATATACTCGGAGGAGTATGCCCTGCCGGAGGAGACCACTCAGGAGGAGTTGCTGGCCCTGGTGGATCGGCTGAATAAGAAACCGAAGATAAGCGGCATACTAGTTCAGTCTCCGCTGCCAAAGGGGCTGGAGGAATCCGCGCTGGTGGAGGCCATAGACCCGCAGAAGGACGTGGACGCGTTCCACCCTTATAATGTGGGCAAGCTTATGCAAGGCAGGCAGATCTTTCTGCCGTGTACCCCGGCAGGGGTCATCGAGCTGCTGCACTCTGCGGGAGTGGAGATTGCTGGGAAGGATTGCGTGGTGATAGGCCGCAGCGACATTGTGGGCAAGCCTATGGCAATGCTCCTTATGCAGAATAACGGCACGGTCACTGTATGCCATAGCAGGACCAGGGAACTCTCCGATATCTGCCGCAGGGCGGATATCCTGGTTTCAGCGGTGGGCAAGGCCGGTTTTGTTACCGGGGACATGATAAAGCCCGGAGCGGCGGTGATAGACGTGGGCATGAACCGGGATGAAAACGGAAAGCTTTGCGGCGATGTGGTATTTGCCGAGGCAGAGAAAATAGCCGGGTGCATAACCCCTGTCCCCGGAGGGGTAGGGCCGATGACCATCGCTATGCTTATGCAGAACACCGTCACTGCGGCAAAGCTGCAAAACGGCATAGGCAGAAACTAA
- a CDS encoding TlyA family RNA methyltransferase produces MLVMDRGLATSRERAKALIMAGDVYVDNQKADKPGDLYPEEAHVECRSSGLRYVSRGGLKLEKAIAAFGIELCGLTCMDIGASTGGFTDCMLQNGAKRVYSVDVGYGQLAWQLRNDSRVVNLERTNARYLSREQVPEDIGFFSVDVSFISLALVLPAIRKLLSGKGRGVCLIKPQFEAGREKVGKKGVVREPAVHMDVIEKITGFAINNGFSVLGLDFSPVKGPEGNIEYLILLERSDSPELCAGVPKAKEVVTASHASLDK; encoded by the coding sequence ATGCTGGTTATGGACCGGGGACTTGCCACCAGCAGAGAGCGCGCAAAAGCGCTTATCATGGCTGGGGACGTATATGTGGACAACCAGAAAGCCGACAAGCCCGGGGACCTCTACCCGGAGGAGGCGCACGTCGAGTGCCGGAGCAGCGGGCTCAGGTATGTGAGCCGGGGCGGGTTGAAGCTGGAGAAGGCCATAGCCGCGTTCGGGATTGAGCTCTGCGGGCTTACCTGCATGGACATTGGGGCCTCCACCGGCGGCTTTACGGATTGTATGCTGCAAAACGGCGCAAAAAGGGTGTATTCCGTTGATGTGGGCTATGGACAGCTTGCCTGGCAGCTGCGCAACGACTCCAGGGTGGTAAACCTGGAACGCACCAATGCCCGCTATCTATCCCGGGAACAGGTGCCGGAGGATATAGGCTTCTTTTCGGTGGACGTGTCGTTTATATCCCTTGCATTGGTACTGCCCGCCATACGCAAGCTTCTCTCTGGGAAGGGCCGGGGCGTCTGCCTGATAAAACCTCAGTTTGAAGCGGGCCGGGAGAAGGTAGGCAAAAAAGGTGTTGTTCGTGAACCGGCGGTGCATATGGATGTCATTGAAAAGATAACCGGCTTCGCTATTAATAATGGATTTTCCGTGCTGGGCCTGGACTTTTCGCCTGTGAAGGGGCCGGAGGGGAATATCGAGTACCTGATATTACTGGAGCGGTCTGATTCGCCTGAGCTTTGTGCGGGCGTGCCAAAGGCAAAAGAGGTTGTGACGGCGTCACACGCCAGCTTGGATAAATGA
- the recN gene encoding DNA repair protein RecN: protein MLSELFINNIAVIERASIDLEPGFTVLTGETGAGKSMIIDALHAVLGERTSKELVRTGESSASVSAMFTGLSEDVLAILDGMSVPREEDGSLLVQRDIKLEGKSACKLNGAPATVSMLKSIAPRLVGIHGQHESYELLSPELHMTYIDSFGKLETLLEKYRQSYKRLRELQRQLRDLNTDENEKSRRRDLLRYQIEELEGANITPGERESLAESRDIARNSEHISSAIEMVKGLLSGDEERSGILSDVSAAAGELERVAGYMSQLEEPVQKLREAGFLLEDAEVALQSLSVDFDPAALDEIEGRLDLLYRLGLKYGESEEQMLQYLADCREELHKIEFSDEEKERLGAEYEQEKQKAIALAKELSAKRRAAGERFTKQVKAELAFLNMPGVEFITQIERVPLTPTGCDKLQFLVSANKGEPPKPLSKIASGGELSRIMLAVKTVLSGRDKIDTLIFDEVDAGVSGAAANRIGEKLRQVSENRQVLCITHLAQIAAMADHHLRISKHVEKGRTYTQVEPLDLEGRKRELARIIGGEEITQLQLDMAGEMLKRA, encoded by the coding sequence GTGCTTTCAGAGCTGTTTATAAACAATATCGCCGTTATAGAGAGGGCCTCCATCGATTTGGAACCCGGCTTTACGGTGCTGACCGGCGAGACCGGCGCAGGCAAATCCATGATAATCGACGCCCTCCACGCCGTGTTGGGAGAGCGTACCTCTAAGGAACTGGTGCGCACGGGAGAGTCGTCGGCGTCAGTCTCGGCCATGTTTACCGGGCTGTCGGAGGACGTTTTAGCTATCTTGGACGGTATGTCAGTGCCCAGGGAGGAGGACGGTTCTCTGCTTGTACAGCGGGACATTAAGCTTGAGGGTAAGTCCGCCTGCAAGCTGAACGGCGCACCTGCAACGGTTTCCATGCTCAAGAGCATCGCCCCAAGGCTTGTGGGCATCCACGGCCAGCACGAAAGCTACGAGCTGCTGTCCCCAGAGCTGCACATGACATATATTGACAGCTTCGGCAAACTGGAAACTCTGCTGGAAAAATACCGGCAGAGCTATAAGCGGCTGCGGGAATTGCAACGGCAGCTGCGTGACTTGAACACGGACGAGAACGAGAAGAGCCGCAGGAGGGACCTATTGCGCTATCAGATAGAGGAGCTGGAGGGGGCAAACATCACCCCTGGCGAGAGGGAAAGCCTTGCGGAGAGCAGGGACATCGCCAGAAATTCCGAGCACATATCCTCGGCTATAGAGATGGTAAAGGGGCTGCTCTCCGGGGACGAGGAGCGCAGCGGCATACTTTCCGATGTGTCTGCCGCCGCCGGGGAGCTGGAGCGCGTAGCCGGATATATGTCACAGCTGGAGGAGCCAGTGCAGAAGCTGCGGGAGGCGGGCTTTCTTTTGGAGGACGCGGAGGTGGCCCTTCAGAGTCTTTCGGTAGACTTTGACCCGGCGGCCCTGGACGAGATAGAAGGGCGGCTGGACCTTCTGTACCGATTGGGCTTAAAGTACGGCGAGAGCGAGGAGCAGATGCTCCAATATTTGGCGGACTGCCGGGAGGAGCTTCACAAGATAGAGTTTTCTGACGAGGAAAAGGAGCGCCTTGGCGCGGAATACGAGCAGGAAAAGCAGAAGGCCATCGCCCTTGCCAAGGAACTTTCGGCAAAGCGCCGGGCCGCCGGCGAGCGCTTTACAAAACAGGTTAAGGCTGAGCTTGCATTTTTGAATATGCCCGGAGTGGAGTTCATCACCCAGATAGAGCGCGTACCACTTACGCCTACCGGCTGTGACAAGCTGCAATTCCTGGTATCGGCCAATAAGGGCGAGCCGCCGAAGCCCCTGTCGAAGATAGCTTCCGGCGGCGAGCTGTCGCGCATTATGCTGGCGGTAAAGACGGTGCTTTCCGGTAGAGATAAGATAGATACCCTTATCTTCGACGAGGTGGACGCGGGGGTTAGCGGAGCGGCGGCCAATCGCATCGGGGAGAAGCTGCGGCAGGTCAGCGAGAACCGCCAGGTGCTCTGTATCACCCACCTGGCTCAGATAGCCGCCATGGCCGACCACCACCTGCGCATCAGCAAGCATGTGGAGAAAGGCCGTACTTACACCCAGGTGGAGCCCCTGGACTTGGAGGGCCGTAAGCGGGAACTGGCCCGCATAATCGGCGGCGAGGAGATAACCCAGCTCCAGTTGGATATGGCCGGGGAAATGTTGAAAAGGGCTTGA
- the tyrS gene encoding tyrosine--tRNA ligase, with amino-acid sequence MQIFEELQARGLIAQTTDEGHLRDLFNNGKAVFYIGFDCTADSLTAGHFMALTMMKRLQMAGNKPIALIGGATTMIGDPSGRTDMRPMLTREDIDHNAECFRRQMEKFIDFGEGKAIMLNNADWLCDIGYIEILREVGACFSVNNMLRADCYKQRMEKGLSFLEFNYMIMQSYDFYHMYKHNGCNVQVGGDDQWSNMLGGTELIRRKLSKDAPAMTITLLTDSQGKKMGKTAGNAVWLDPNKTSPFDFYQYWRNVDDGSVIKCLRMLTFLPLEQIDEMAHWKDSQINQAKEILAFELTRMVHGEEEANKAQEGARALFSVGGNTANMPTTQLAESDLTDGVVGVLDLLVKTGLASSKGEGRRLVQQGGVTVNEEKVSDISANFTESQLKEGLVIKKGKKVFHKAVL; translated from the coding sequence ATGCAGATTTTTGAGGAACTCCAGGCCAGAGGGCTCATTGCCCAGACCACCGACGAGGGCCATTTAAGGGACCTGTTCAACAACGGCAAGGCGGTATTTTATATCGGCTTCGACTGCACGGCCGACAGCCTGACCGCCGGGCACTTTATGGCCCTTACCATGATGAAGCGCTTACAGATGGCGGGGAATAAGCCCATCGCCCTTATCGGCGGGGCCACCACCATGATAGGCGACCCCTCGGGCCGCACAGACATGCGCCCTATGCTGACCCGAGAGGACATAGACCACAACGCCGAATGCTTCCGCCGGCAGATGGAGAAGTTCATCGACTTCGGCGAGGGCAAGGCCATAATGCTCAACAACGCCGACTGGCTCTGTGACATCGGCTATATCGAGATACTCCGGGAGGTGGGGGCCTGCTTCTCGGTGAACAATATGCTTCGGGCAGACTGTTACAAGCAGAGAATGGAGAAGGGGCTGTCTTTCCTCGAGTTCAACTATATGATCATGCAGTCCTACGACTTTTACCATATGTATAAGCATAACGGCTGCAACGTCCAGGTGGGCGGCGACGACCAGTGGAGCAATATGCTGGGCGGAACGGAGCTTATCCGCCGCAAGCTCTCGAAGGACGCTCCCGCCATGACCATAACCCTCCTGACCGACTCCCAGGGCAAGAAGATGGGCAAGACCGCCGGCAACGCCGTGTGGCTGGACCCCAACAAGACCTCGCCCTTCGACTTCTACCAGTATTGGCGCAACGTGGACGACGGCAGCGTTATAAAGTGTCTCAGGATGCTCACCTTCCTGCCTCTGGAGCAGATAGACGAGATGGCCCACTGGAAGGACAGCCAGATAAATCAGGCCAAAGAGATATTGGCTTTCGAGCTTACCAGAATGGTCCACGGCGAGGAGGAGGCCAATAAAGCCCAGGAGGGCGCAAGGGCCCTGTTCAGCGTCGGGGGAAATACCGCCAATATGCCCACCACCCAGCTTGCTGAGAGCGACTTGACAGACGGCGTAGTAGGTGTCCTTGACCTGCTGGTGAAGACCGGCCTTGCCAGCTCTAAGGGAGAGGGCCGCAGACTTGTCCAGCAGGGTGGCGTTACTGTCAATGAGGAGAAGGTTTCTGACATTTCGGCAAACTTCACCGAGAGCCAGCTGAAAGAGGGGCTTGTCATAAAGAAGGGTAAGAAGGTGTTCCATAAGGCGGTGCTGTAA